One part of the Budorcas taxicolor isolate Tak-1 chromosome 22, Takin1.1, whole genome shotgun sequence genome encodes these proteins:
- the LOC128067257 gene encoding LOW QUALITY PROTEIN: uncharacterized protein LOC128067257 (The sequence of the model RefSeq protein was modified relative to this genomic sequence to represent the inferred CDS: inserted 2 bases in 2 codons) has translation PPVTPTNILIMLLLLLQRIQNGEATAFWAYIPDPPMIQSLGWDKEIVPVYVNDTSLLGGKSDTHISPQQANISFYGLTTQYPMCFSYQLQHPHCIQVSADISYPRVTISGIDEKTGKRSHRDGTGPLDIPFCNKHLSIRIGIDTPWTLCXARVASVYNINNANTTFLWDWAPGGKPDFPEYRGQHPPILSVNTANVYQTELWKLLAAFGHGNSLYLQPNISGSKYGNVGVTGFLYPRACVPYPFMLIQGHVEITLSLNIYHLNCSNCILTNCIRGVAKGEQXIIVKQPAFVMLPVKITEAWYDETALELLQRINTALSRTKRSVSLIVLGIVSLITLIATAVTASVSLAQSIQAAHTVDPLSYNVTKVMGTQEDIDKKIGDRLSALYDVVRVLGEQVQSISFRMKIQCHANYKWICVTKKAYNASDFPWDKVKKHLQGIWFNTNVSLDLLQLYNEILNIENSPKATLNIADTVNNFLQNLFSNFPSLHSLWQSIIAVGVVLTVVLIVICLAPCFIRSIVKEFLHVKILIHKNMLQHRHLMELLKNKERGAAGDCP, from the exons CCTCCagtgacacctacaaatatattgatcatgttgttattattgttacagcggatacaaaacggagaggctacggctttttgggcatacattcctgacccgcctatgattcaatcattaggatgggataaagaaatagtacctgtctatgtcaacgacacaagtcttttaggaggaaaatcagacactcatatttcccctcagcaagccaatatctccttttatggtcttactacgcaatatcctatgtgcttttcttatcaattacaacatcctcactgtatacaggtgtcagctgatatatcctatcctcgagtgactatttctggcattgatgaaaaaaccggaaaaagatcgcaccgtgacggaactggacctctcgacattccgttttgtaacaaacatctaagcatccgcataggaatagacactccttggactttat CAGCCCGGGTTGCGTCGGTGTACAACATTAACAatgcaaataccacctttttgtgggattgggcacctgggggaaaacctgattttcctgaatatcgaggacagcatccacccattctctctgtaaacactgctaatgtatatcaaacagaactgtggaaacttttggctgcctttggtcatggtaatagtctatatttgcaacccaatatcagtgggagtaaatatggtaatgtaggagttacggggtttttatatccccgagcttgtgtcccttacccattcatgttgatacaaggccatgtggaaataacattgtcattgaatatttatcatttaaattgttctaattgcATACTTACCAATTGCATAAGAGGTGTTGCAAAAGGAGAAc ttataatagtaaaacaacctgcttttgtaatgttaccagttaaaataactgaagcttggtATGACGAGACTGCTTTAGAATTGCTACAACGCATTAACACGGCTCTTAGCCGCACTAAAAGAAGTGTAAGCCTGATTGTTCTGGGTATAGTATCtttaatcacccttatagcaactgctgttaccgcttctgtatctctagcacaatccattcaagctgctcatactgtagatcccttgtcatataacgttactaaagtaatgggaacacaagaagatatagataaaaaaataggagatagattatcagctttatatgatgTAGTTAGAGTTCTAGGGGAACAAGTTCAGAGCATTAGCTTTCGCatgaaaattcaatgtcatgctaattataaatggatttgtgtTACAAAAAAGGCTTataatgcatctgactttccgtgggataaggtaaaaaaacatctacaaggaatttggtttaatactaatgtttctctagatctattgcaattatataatgaaatccttaatattgaaaattctcctaaggctactttaaatatagctgatactgtcaacaattttttacaaaatttattttctaacttccctagcctgcattcactgtggcaaagcataattgctgtgggcgtggttttgactgttgtgcttatcgtgatttgtttggctccttgttttattcgtagtattgttaaagaatttctacatgtaaaaattctgatacataaaaacatgttgcaacaccgacatcttatggagcttttaaaaaataaagagaggggagctgcgggggactgcccgtga
- the LOC128067267 gene encoding endogenous retrovirus group K member 113 Gag polyprotein-like: MGQTHSRQLFAHMLSVMLKHRGITISKPKLINFLSFIEEVCPWFPREGTVSLETWKKVGEQIRTHYTLHGPEKVPVETLSFRTLIRDCLDFDNDELKRLGNFLKQEENPLHVPDSEPKYAVPEGIEGDPPFCNLSRPSDNDDSLSSTDEAELDEGAAKYHQEDWGFLAQEKGASTSKDDLVECLKNLTVALQNSGIKFPNNNLKSPSDPPLPPAYAPSVVAGLDPPPGPPPPPPSEIVSPLQKALRQAQRLGEVVSNFSLAFPVFEHNNQRFYEALPFKQLKELKIACSQYGPTAPFTVAMTENLGTQNLPPNDWKQIARACLSGGDYLLWKSEYFEQCARIADVNRQQGIQ; this comes from the coding sequence atgggacagacgcatagtcgtcaattgtttgcacatatgttatctgtaatgttaaaacaccggggaattactatttccaaacctaaattaatcaattttctttcatttattgaagaagtttgcccttggttccccagagaaggcacagtaagtttagagacgtggaagaaggtaggggaacaaattcggactcattatactttacatggcccTGAAAAGGTTCCTGTAGAAACTTTATCCTTTCGGACACTAATTCGTGATTGCCTggactttgataatgatgaattaaaacgtttaggaaattttttaaaacaggaagaaaatcctcttcatgttcctgattcggagcccaagtatgctgttcccgagggaattgaaggtgaccctccattttgtaacttatcgcgtccttcggataatgatgattcactttcctccacagatgaggcggaattagacgaaggggctgctaaataccatcaagaagaTTGGGGTTTTTTAGCACAAGAAAAGGGGGCGTCAACATCTAAAGATGATttggttgaatgtttaaaaaacctcactgttgctttacagaactcaggaatTAAGTTTCCTAATAACAACTTAAAATCCCCTTCTGATCcgcctcttccccctgcctatgctccttctgttgttgcgggtcttgatccccctccggggcctcctcctcctccgccatctgaaattgtgtctccgctacaaaaggcattaagacaagcacaacgacttggtgaggttgtctccaatttttctcttgcttttcctgtctttgaacataacaaccagcgtttctatgaagcgctgcctttcaaacaattaaaagagttaaagattgctTGCTCACAATACGGTCCTACCGCTCCATTCACTGTTGCTATGACAGAAAATTTGGGTACTCAGAATCTACCCCCAAACGATTGGAAACAAATAGCTAGAGCTTGTCTTTCGGGGGGAGATTATTTATTGTGGAAATCTGAATATTTTGAACAGTGTGCTCGTATAGCCGATGTTAATCGGCAGCAAGGTATACAA